The Peribacillus simplex genome contains the following window.
CGCCGGAGCTTGAAGGTGAAGCAACCGGAAGGGCAGCTAAACTGACGGAAATGGCAAACGGTCAGCTCTATGTCGTTCATGTCACCTGTGAAGATGCAGTTGAAAAGATTATCGAGGCAAGAAATAAAGGGGTGGATATTTGGGGGGAGACCTGTCCGCAATATTTGGTCCTTGACCAGTCTTATCTTGAAAAGCCCCATTTCGAAGGATCTAAGTATGTATGGTCCCCACCATTAAGGGAGAAGAAAAACCAGGAAGTGCTATGGAATGCTTTAAAAATGGGACAATTGCAAACGATCGGCTCAGATCAATGCTCTTTTGATTTTAAGGGTCAGAAGGACCTTGGACGTGAAGATTTCACGAAAATACCAAACGGCGGCCCAACGATTGAGGACCGCATGAGTATCCTCTTTTCTGAAGGGGTCATGAAAGAGCGCATTACCTTGAATCAATTCATCGACATGACCTCTACGCGTGCTGCCAAACTATTTGGATTATTCCCTAAGAAAGGGACGATTGCAGTAGGCTCGGATGCTGATATTGTCATTTTTGACCCGGAAGTTAAAAGGAGCATTTCTGCAGATACTCATCACATGGCTGTGGATTATAATGCGTTTGAAGGTATGGAAATTACAGGTGAACCGGTTTCCGTCCTATCCAGAGGTCAATTCGTCATTAAAGACAAACAATTTGTAGGCGAAGCTGGAAAAGGGCAATTCTTGAAACGGGCAAAATATAATGCGGCGCTGAAGCAGGATGCAGGGAAAAAGCTTTCAGTCTAACTTCGGTAAGGAATCCTGCAAATTAATATAGGGGGATTTTATATGAGTGAGAAGAAAGATTATTTAAAGTCTCCCGATTTGCTGCCTATACCTCATAGTGAGAAAAACATAAGTGCAGCCGGATTTGGTTTCATTTGGGTGGGCATGGCTGTAGTATTGGCTGCCTTCGCGATTGGCGGGAATGGTGTTCAAAGTTTATCCTTAGGCTGGGTCGTTCTTGCAACGGTCATTGCCTGTGTGGTTCTCGGATTTTTGATGACAATGACAGGGGATATTGGTGTTGAACATGGAATATCATTCCCAGTCTATATGAGGGCGCCGTTCGGTACGATAGGAACCCATATCCCTTCGGTTGTACGGGGGTTTGTAGCTTCATGCTGGTTTGGTCTTAACACTTACTTTGGAGCTACTGCAATGAATGCTATCTTTACAACCCTTTTTGATTTTGATAATTGGTTTACCTGCTTCCTCATTTTTGCCGTTTTACAATTGGTCAACACGGCAATGGGAATAAAATCGGTAGAACGTTTTGCCGACTTGGCAGCGCCTGTTATCATTTTAATTTCTGGCTGGATGTATTTTACCCTTTCCGATAAAGCTGTGGCCCAAGGAAGAGATGTATGGTCCTGGATTGAAAGTCCGGTCACTGGCGGGGCTGCCGCTACGGCTTTCATGGTCGTCATTATGGCAAATATGGGATTTTGGGGCACATTGACTGCAGATATGCCGACCCTCTCCCGCTATATAAAAGCACCAAAAAATGAAAAAAACTGGTTCAAGCGCAATAAGGGGCAGATAATTGGGAATATTATCACCTATCCCATCACTCAGACGTTCATGGTCATTATCGGTGCGGTTTCCTATATGGCTGTTTCCAATTATGATCCCGTAGTTGCTATACAGGGATCAGCAAGTGGGATAGCTCTCGGCGTCCTTTTAATCATGATCGTATTTGCTCAATGGTCGACGAATACTACGGCCAATGTTATTCCCGCAGCTACCATTTTCTCCAATATCCTGGGTCCTAGATTGCCATTTTGGATGGGAGTCGTTGTAGCGGGGGTCATTGGGATAGTGGTTCAGCCATGGAGCCTGTTCGGCATAATAATAGAAGTTTTATTAATAATAGGTGGAATCCTGGCATCCATTGTCGGCATCCTGGTAGCAGATTATTATTTTCTCCGTAAACGGCGGGTTAATGTACAAGAACTCTATGAGAGTGAAGGCCAGTATAAATACTTGAATGGAGTGAATTGGGCAGGAATCATTTCTTGGGTGATTGGAGGAATTGGTGCAACGGTTTTTTCGAATTATTCGTTTATTATTGGCTTTGTTCTTGGCAGTGCAAGTTATTATATATTGGCTAAGTATTGGTGGTTCAAGAAATATGAACAGGCTGAAATCATTGATCCCAGCGATGAGAAATATTTGGGTATTTCCGTCGGAAGGGATTGGAAAATCGAAAAGGGTCTAGAGCTAGAAGAAGAGACGGTTTTTACGGCTTCAGCTGGCAAGGAGAACCTATAAAAAAGGGGGAATGGGAATGTCCGAATATCAAGACTATCGCTTAGAAAGGGAACAAATCGATTATTTACTTGAAAAAGGATATCGAATCACCCGGGTTTCAGAAAATTTAAGCGGAGCTTTTCTCGATTTTGAACTGATTGAAGGAACGAAGCAGGAATGGAAGCAATTGAACATTAAAACCCCGGAAGGAAGAAAATATTTCTCTACGTTGCTTTACAAGAAGTTAAATTAAAATTAGTTATGGACCGGGCCTTTTCCTCATGAATGGGTCCTTTTTCTTGTGCATGTTTAGATTTTAACATTCTAAGAGGAAACGATAGATGCTGAAAGTGAATGAACAGGTAATCTATGAGTTTTTGTTTTCCCGGCAGCCTTGTGAGTGGAAAGGGTCGAATTTTTTGTAGAATTTTGACGTTAGATTTTCTAACAAGTGTCTGGAGATTTAAGGAATGTCCGTTTATAATAGATTTTAAAGCAGTTTTATAAAAGGATGTGGATGGATGAATACGTCGATTACAATCGAGGAAATTCTAACACGCAAGCATTTTAATCTGACGGATATAATTGCAGGTAGCAGTGGGATAAAGCGTCAAGTGAAGTGGGTTCACTGCATGGAAGTCACTCAAATCAGCCATTTGTTAAATGGAAATGAACTGATTCTGACTACCGGTTTAGGGTGGAAAGATTGCGATGAAACATTTCTATCCTACTTAAAACAGTTAATTGAATGCAATGCAGCTGGCCTCTGTATAGAGATTGGCGCCAACACCATGGCAGTGCCGCAATGTGCCATTGATCTAGCAAATGAACAGCAATTCCCTATCATCCTATTTCATGAGGAAGTCCCTTTCGTAGAAATCACTCAGGATATTCATTCCCTTATCATTAATAAACAATATCAAATGATCTCCAACTTAGAAAACTACTCCCAGCAGTTAAATAAAAATCTCCTCGAAATTGACCATTATGAACCAATTCTAAAATTTCTCCACAGCTATTTAAATGTACAGGTTATTCTTATCTTTAATGAAAACGATATAGCCAGCATTCCCAAAACGAAGAAAAAAATAACCTATCAAATGGTATCGGACATATACAAAGAATCGAAATTCGATAAAACCATTCATAGACAGACAATTCAAGTGCTCGGTGAAAATTATGCGGAACTGCTCATTTGCAGCAACGACAGAGAGTTGACGGACTTTGATTCACTGATTTTGGATCGAACGGCTACCGCTTTGGCACAGCATCTATTAAGGGAGTTATATATTGAAGAAAAGAAAATGTCGGAAGAGAGTAAATGGCTTACAAATTGGATTGAAGGTGAGTATAGTGACGAAGCAATCCGGGAGAGGCTTTCCTATATTGATCCGAAAATGCAGTTGGATGGCGGAATTGTTTGCATTTGCAAACAACACCCAAGGTATAATAGAAGTTCTGCAAAATTAGATGGGACCTATTTTAAGATAATGTTTAAGACAGTTTTTGAACAGTACGGCTTTCAGATATTTTCTATGGAAATTAATCAGCATCTAGTTTTTATTTTAGGTGATAATCGTTCATCTGAAGATTGGAAATCAAGGGTGACAAGCGCAGTGGACCGAATCATGAAAATGGATGTTAGCGGGCGTAATCGAATGAGTTTGCTCTCCATTGGTTTTGGAAAGCATGTTCGAGGGTTAAGCGAGATTTATAAAAGTTATGAAACGGCCCGTGAGACTCTGCTGCTTCAGGATACATTACCAGAGGATAACAGGAGCTTCTTTTATCAGGATTTACATATGCATCGCATGATTTCGCTCATAAATAAACATGGTAACCTGGAGGAAACGGTGCACGAATATTTAGGTCCTGTCATTGAATACGACAAGCAAAACAATGGTGAGTTAATGCCTACCCTGAAGACCTATCTTGCTTGTAACGGTTCTAAACAGGAAACCTCAAAACAACTATTCATTGTCCGGCAAACGCTATACCATAGGCTTGAAAAATTAGAAAAACTGTTAGGTTCGGATTTTATGCGTTCAGATAAGCGTCTAGGACTTGAATTCATGATTTTTGCATTGGACTTCTTACAGTACAGCAGCAGGAAAGTCAGTGGAAAATATGTAGATAAATATATTGGGAAGTGAAAAATAGTATGAATGAAGGGTGTCCCGAGGACATCCTTTTTTGAATGTAGAAAGGGAAGCTAATACAAGGTTAATGCTGACATCAAACCTATAGAGCTTCTTGATGTCAGCATCTTTTATTAATATTCATTTTTTTTGGAAAGGCAGTGGTCACATTCCAAGAGGTAGGATTCAGCTTGTTCAATAATAGGAGTACCGCATTCCGTACATTGTTTAGGTGGCAGTGTCCTGAAGAATTCCAATGGGTTTTTAGTTTGCATGATTATTCCTCCTTATGATTTGGTTTAGTTATTCTTCGCGTTTGGAAAGGCAGTGGTCACATTCCAAGAGGTAGGATTCAGCTTGTTCAGTGATATGGGTTCCGCACTCTGTACATTGTTTAGGCGGAAGTGTCCTAAAGAATTCCAATGGGTTTTTAGTTTGCATGATGGTTCCTCCTTTTTGATTTGGGTTAATTAGTCTTCGCGTTTGGAAAGGCAGCGGTCACATTCCATTAAGTAGGATTCAGCTTGTTCAATAATATGGTCACCGCACTCGGGACAATGTTTAGCTGGGATATTGTTAAAAAATTCAATGGATTTTTTCATTTGCATGAAGATTTCCTCCTTTGTTTTGTTATTTTTTCGATCGATTTATTCCTCACGTTTGGAAAGGCAGCGATCGCACTCCAACAGATAGGAATTTGAGTGATCCACATGTGTTTCACCACATTCTGGGCAATGTTTAAAAGTATCGATTATAAATGTATCCGATTGATTTGCTTGCATGGCTTGCACTCTCCTTATAGTACAGTTATTGTTGTTTGTGTGTTGTTATAATACAGTATATACCCGAATTTGGAAAATGTATAGGTATTTAACAGAAAATTTGAAATTTATTTCAAGAAGAGTCTGAAAACCTTATAGATAGGGAGTTTTTTTAAACTTTTTTTTTGTATTTCTTTTCACGGAAGCTTGGAAAATGAAGAAAAAATGGGTTTTATAAAGGGGGAAAAACAAAGGAGGGCGAAAGGGACAGACAATTTTCAGTTGATTAGAATAGGTATTACTGTAACAGAAGAGGAACAGGGGTGATGATTACCTGTTTCACAGTCCATGAACATATAAGAGCTGTTCAAAATGTCAGCAAACCGTCAAGCTGCAGCAATTATGAAAGTTCCAGCCAAACTTCTTTATTCAACAATCGGAAAAATTGTCCGTGTGGTTTTATTACTTCAGTAAAGAGGTAACTTGCTAGTAGATATACAATAAAGGGAGGTAGCATATGTCGAAAGTGATGATTATCATAAATCCATCTTCAGGTAGGGAAAAGGCAGGAAAGATTTTGCCGAAAGCGGAAAAGGCACTTGGTGATATATATGATGAGGTGTCCGTCCGTCAAACCGAAGGAGAGGGGGATGCTACGGATTTTGCCAAGGAGGCCTGTGAAAAGAGGTTCGATGCTGTCATTTCCATGGGTGGGGATGGAACGGTGAACGAGATAGTGAATGGGTTGGGCGAGCAGCAGCATCGGCCAATTTTCGGAATCATCCCACTAGGAACCGTTAATGATTTCGCTAGATCTTTGGGCATACCCTTGAATCCCAATACGGCCATTGAGATATTAAAGGACATGCATATTAAGGAATCGGACATA
Protein-coding sequences here:
- the hydA gene encoding dihydropyrimidinase; translated protein: MKKIIKNGTIATAADTYQADILIENEKIAMIGKDLPAEGAEIIDAKGAYIFPGGIDPHTHLDMPFGGTTTKDDYETGTIAAAYGGTTTIIDFCLTEKGVPLKKAIETWHEKANEKAAIDYGFHLMISEINDDVLAELPSIIDNEGISSFKVFMAYKNVFQADDATLFRTLLQAKELGALVMVHAENGDVIDYLTKKALAEGNTDPIYHALTRPPELEGEATGRAAKLTEMANGQLYVVHVTCEDAVEKIIEARNKGVDIWGETCPQYLVLDQSYLEKPHFEGSKYVWSPPLREKKNQEVLWNALKMGQLQTIGSDQCSFDFKGQKDLGREDFTKIPNGGPTIEDRMSILFSEGVMKERITLNQFIDMTSTRAAKLFGLFPKKGTIAVGSDADIVIFDPEVKRSISADTHHMAVDYNAFEGMEITGEPVSVLSRGQFVIKDKQFVGEAGKGQFLKRAKYNAALKQDAGKKLSV
- a CDS encoding NCS1 family transporter — translated: MSEKKDYLKSPDLLPIPHSEKNISAAGFGFIWVGMAVVLAAFAIGGNGVQSLSLGWVVLATVIACVVLGFLMTMTGDIGVEHGISFPVYMRAPFGTIGTHIPSVVRGFVASCWFGLNTYFGATAMNAIFTTLFDFDNWFTCFLIFAVLQLVNTAMGIKSVERFADLAAPVIILISGWMYFTLSDKAVAQGRDVWSWIESPVTGGAAATAFMVVIMANMGFWGTLTADMPTLSRYIKAPKNEKNWFKRNKGQIIGNIITYPITQTFMVIIGAVSYMAVSNYDPVVAIQGSASGIALGVLLIMIVFAQWSTNTTANVIPAATIFSNILGPRLPFWMGVVVAGVIGIVVQPWSLFGIIIEVLLIIGGILASIVGILVADYYFLRKRRVNVQELYESEGQYKYLNGVNWAGIISWVIGGIGATVFSNYSFIIGFVLGSASYYILAKYWWFKKYEQAEIIDPSDEKYLGISVGRDWKIEKGLELEEETVFTASAGKENL
- a CDS encoding PucR family transcriptional regulator, coding for MNTSITIEEILTRKHFNLTDIIAGSSGIKRQVKWVHCMEVTQISHLLNGNELILTTGLGWKDCDETFLSYLKQLIECNAAGLCIEIGANTMAVPQCAIDLANEQQFPIILFHEEVPFVEITQDIHSLIINKQYQMISNLENYSQQLNKNLLEIDHYEPILKFLHSYLNVQVILIFNENDIASIPKTKKKITYQMVSDIYKESKFDKTIHRQTIQVLGENYAELLICSNDRELTDFDSLILDRTATALAQHLLRELYIEEKKMSEESKWLTNWIEGEYSDEAIRERLSYIDPKMQLDGGIVCICKQHPRYNRSSAKLDGTYFKIMFKTVFEQYGFQIFSMEINQHLVFILGDNRSSEDWKSRVTSAVDRIMKMDVSGRNRMSLLSIGFGKHVRGLSEIYKSYETARETLLLQDTLPEDNRSFFYQDLHMHRMISLINKHGNLEETVHEYLGPVIEYDKQNNGELMPTLKTYLACNGSKQETSKQLFIVRQTLYHRLEKLEKLLGSDFMRSDKRLGLEFMIFALDFLQYSSRKVSGKYVDKYIGK
- the yhfH gene encoding protein YhfH codes for the protein MQTKNPLEFFRTLPPKQCTECGTPIIEQAESYLLECDHCLSKKNEY
- the yhfH gene encoding protein YhfH, translated to MQTKNPLEFFRTLPPKQCTECGTHITEQAESYLLECDHCLSKREE
- the yhfH gene encoding protein YhfH, giving the protein MDRKNNKTKEEIFMQMKKSIEFFNNIPAKHCPECGDHIIEQAESYLMECDRCLSKRED
- the yhfH gene encoding protein YhfH; translated protein: MQANQSDTFIIDTFKHCPECGETHVDHSNSYLLECDRCLSKREE